A genome region from Hevea brasiliensis isolate MT/VB/25A 57/8 chromosome 7, ASM3005281v1, whole genome shotgun sequence includes the following:
- the LOC110637620 gene encoding uncharacterized protein LOC110637620, with amino-acid sequence MNDSISEMRKQEDEATNKITNSQSRRVSLLISITYVPSLNITKPSISAALKKRRVNDSPLDRAFDLQTRAQLDAEIARMFYTGGLPFNFARNPYYVSSYFFAANHVLGGYVPPGYNKLRTTLLQQEKANVERLLEPIKSTWLEKGVSIVSDGWSDPQRRPLINFMVVSESGPMFIKSVDCSGEVKDKQFIANLLKEVIDEVGHQKVLQVITDNASNYKAKNLETNQETYDVCHWITEIHGDALQIKNFIMNHSMRLAIYNRFSPLKLLSVADTRFASIVVMLKRFKLIRRALEAMVMSDQ; translated from the exons ATGAATGATAGTATTTCTGAAATGAGGAAACAGGAGGATGAGGCAACAAACAAAATTACCAATTCACAATCTAGGCGAGTTTCTTTGCTTATTAGTATAACTTATGTTCCTTCATTGAATATAACTAAACCAAGTATTTCAGCAGCTTTAAAGAAAAGAAGAGTTAATGATTCTCCTCTTGATAGAGCTTTTGACTTGCAAACTAGAGCTCAATTAGATGCAGAGATTGCTAGAATGTTCTACACTGGGGGTCTACCTTTTAATTTTGCTAGAAATCCTTATTATGTGAGTTCTTATTTTTTTGCTGCTAATCATGTTTTGGGTGGTTATGTGCCACCTGGTTATAACAAATTGAGAACCACATTACTTCAGCAAGAAAAAGCAAATGTAGAGAGGTTGCTTGAACCAATTAAAAGCACTTGGTTAGAAAAGGGTGTTAGTATTGTGAGTGATGGATGGAGTGATCCCCAGAGAAGgcctttaattaattttatggtTGTTTCTGAGTCTGGCCCCATGTTTATCAAATCTGTAGATTGTTCTGGTGAAGTGAAAGATAAGCAATTTATTGCTAATTTACTAAAAGAAGTAATTGATGAGGTTGGTCATCAAAAAGTGCTACAAGTCATTACTGATAATGCTTCAAATTATAAAG CAAAAAATTTAGAAACTAATCAAGAAACTTATGATGTGTGTCACTGGATCACTGAAATCCATGGGGATGCTTTGCAAATCAAGAATTTTATAATGAATCATTCCATGAGGCTCGCAATTTATAATCGGTTTAGCCCTTTGAAATTGCTTTCAGTTGCTGACACTCGTTTTGCTTCTATTGTTGTGATGCTTAAAAGATTTAAACTTATTAGGCGTGCTTTAGAAGCAATGGTTATGAGTGATCAATGA